The Paenibacillus beijingensis nucleotide sequence CATGCGATTGAGACCGCGCGGCGCAATGTGGCGCGCAATGGCTTTGAAGGCCGTGTCGAATTCGTCGTCAGCGACGCCTTCGATTATTTGCGCGCCCAGGTGAAAGGGCTCGAGGAGCGCTCGCTGCGCGCAGCCGGCGGCAAAGGGGCCGACACCTCGAAGCCGCTTGGCGCTGCGGGGCGGACGTGGGACGTCGTCGTGCTCGACCCGCCCGCTTTTGCCAAAACGAAAAACGCCGTCGCCGGCGCCTGCAGAGGATACAAAGACATAAATTTGCACGGCATGAAGCTGGTAAACGAGGGCGGATATTTGGTAACCGCGAGCTGCTCGTACCATATGAAGCCGGAGCTGTTTCTGGAAACGATCCGTGAGGCGGCGGCCGATGCCGGCAAGCTGCTGCGGCTTGTGGAATGGCGCGCCGCGGGCAAAGATCATCCGCAGCTGCTCGGCGTTCCGGAAGGGAACTACTTGAAATTTGCCGTGTTTGAAGTGAGAAGCATGTAATTAATCGGTGGACCCGCTTGGCCGGATGTACGGTTTTGCGGGTCTATTTTTTTCGTCCAATAATATCGTTTCGGAGGATTCGCTCATGGAACACGATAACCGGATCAAATCGGAGCAAGGTCTGTGCATGCTGGAACAAGTGCGGCTTATTTGCGGATCGCTGCCGGAAACGGAGGAAATCATCGACGGTTTCGGGCATACAACCTTTAAAGTGAAAGGCAAATCGTTTATCATCATGGGCGAAAATGAAGACGGGCCCGGCTTGTCGTTCAAGTCGGACCGCGAAAATCAGGAATTTCTGCTGCTGCAGGGCCGGTTCGTCAAAACGCCGTACATCGGTCATCACGGGTGGGTGTCAACCCGAAAAGACGTGCCGTTCGATTGGGCTGAGCTCGGCGAGCTGCTCAAAGAAGCGTATTTGCGGGCCGCGCCCAAACGGCTGGTGAAAGAGCTGCGACCGGAAGCAGATTTCGATCGATAATACCTGCACAGTCGCAGGTTTAGCGAGAAAAGGACCACCGACTCCGCTGAAGCCAGCGAAAAAGGAGGTCCTCTTGTGTCTTATTTAGGACTAGCTCATTCGTGTGATTACTTATGGACACCCTCGTTTTTCGATTACCGGACATTCGGGCTTATGATGCATTGAAAAACTTTACTTCTCCTTCTCTTCCGCGACCTCCACGCATTGAATAAGCGCGGCCCAGTCCAGCTCGCCCCACCCGCGTGCGATGCCTTCGCGGAAATGGCCTCGGACAAGCTTCCCGAGCGGCAGCGGCGCGGTTACGGCTTCCGCCGCGGAAAGCGCCAGCTCCACATCCTTCAGTCCGAGCTTCAGCTTGAAGCCGGCGGGATCGAAGCTGCGCCCGGTCATCAAGCCGCCGTAATTGCGGTAAACCGGCGACTGAAACAACGAATTGGCCACATCCATGAACGTTTCCGGCGCGATGCCGTATTTGCCGGTCATCACCTGCGCTTCCGATAATGCTTCCAGCATGGATGCGAGCAAAAAGTTGTTGGCCAGCTTCATCACATTCGCGAGCGGGCCTTTGTCGCCGATGACGAATATTTCTTTGCCGACTGCCTCGAAGAAGGGCATCGCTTGCGCTCTGGCGTCCTCCGGTCCCGCGACAAGCATCTTAAGCGCGCCGGCCTCGGCGGCATCCGGACGTCCCAGGACGGGGGCGGCAATGTAATGCTGTCCCGCCTTGGCATGGGCTTCCATCAGCTTGCGGGAGCAGTCGGGACTAATCGTGCTCGAGGAAATATGAATGCCGCCCGGTTTCAGCCCCTCCAGGACGCCGCCCTCGCCGAGCGCCGTTTGTTCGGCGGCCGCGTCGTCGGCGACCATCGTCAGCACGATATCGCTGCCGCGGGCGGCATCGGCCGGCGTTTCCGCAAGCCGCGCCCCCTGTTTAAGAAGCGGCTCCGCTCTGGACGCCGTTCGGTTATATACCTTCACTTCAAAGCCCGCCTTCAGCAGATTGCTTGCCATCGGCAGCCCCATGTTCCCAAGTCCTACTACAGCTGCTTTCATCCTGCATCCCTCCGTTCCCGGCCGTCGTCGGCCGTTTTTTTTACCTTTGCGTTCTCTTTAGAAAGTGCGTCTTGCTGTGGGAAACTATCGATTCTTAAAGTCTACCATCTTTAGGAACGATGGTTCCAGTGCATGGAAAAACCCGCAACAACAAAAGAACCGTCGAAGTTCTGTGCTGATGAGGCGGAGAAAGTTGCGCGTCCTGAGACAAATGCTGGCTGCGCTGAGAAATATAGCACTCTTGCGGCGTCCGGCAACGAATGATATGGTATAAGAACATATGTTCAATATTGGCGGTTTTATTGAATGGATGGAACCGGGGCAATGAAAAGCAAGCGGCAATGAAGGAGTGGGGCGAATTGAAATTTATACATACGGCGGACTGGCATCTCGGCAAGCTGGTGCAGGGGGTCTATATGACCGAGGATCAGCGTCATGTTCTCAATCAGCTGGCGGCGGCGGTGGCGGAAGAGAAGCCCGATGCGGTTGTCATTGCGGGCGACCTGTACGACCGCGCGATACCGCCCGTTGAGGCGGTCGAGCTGCTGAACGAGCTGCTGGAGAAGATCGTCGTGGAGCTCGAAACGCCGGTGCTGGCGATATCGGGCAATCACGACAGTCCGGACCGGCTCCAGTTCGGCGCCAAAATGATGGAGAGGCGCGGTCTCCATCTCGCCGGGCAGCTGAAAGCGGACATGCGGCCCGCGGTACTGCGGGATGCGTACGGAGAGGTGCATTTTCACCTTGTGCCTTACGCGGACCCCGCGATGGTGCGCTATACGTTCGGGGATGAGGATATCCGCACCCACGACGACGCCATGAAGGCGGTGACGGCTAAAATTGCAGCTGGCATGGACCCGAAGGCGCGTCACGTGCTGGTCGGACATGCGTTCGTGACGCCGGGCGGCCTGCCGCAGGCGAACACGAGCGAGTCGGAGCGTCCGCTGTCGGTCGGCGGAGCGGAACATGTGCATGCGGAATATTTCAAGCCGTTTCATTATACGGCGCTCGGCCATTTGCACCAGGCGCATTACGTGGCGCAGGAGACGGTCCGCTACGCCGGCTCGCCGCTGAAATATTCCATTTCCGAGGAGAATCACCGCAAAGGCTATTTGATCGTGGAGCTGGACCAGGACGGCAGGGCGGCAGTGGAAAAGAGAGAATTTGTGCCTCTGCGCGATATGCGCCGTATCTCGGCTTCGATCGAAGAGCTGGAGAGCCATTCCCCTTGCAACGATTACGTCTTTGTGACGCTGCTCAACGACAACCCCGTCCTGTTTCCGATGGAAAAAGTAAGGGCGGTTTATCCGAACGCGCTGCATGTGGAGCGGCGTATGACGATGCGCGCCCAGGGCGGCGATAAGGATGCGGCAGAGGCAGAGGCG carries:
- a CDS encoding exonuclease SbcCD subunit D; protein product: MKFIHTADWHLGKLVQGVYMTEDQRHVLNQLAAAVAEEKPDAVVIAGDLYDRAIPPVEAVELLNELLEKIVVELETPVLAISGNHDSPDRLQFGAKMMERRGLHLAGQLKADMRPAVLRDAYGEVHFHLVPYADPAMVRYTFGDEDIRTHDDAMKAVTAKIAAGMDPKARHVLVGHAFVTPGGLPQANTSESERPLSVGGAEHVHAEYFKPFHYTALGHLHQAHYVAQETVRYAGSPLKYSISEENHRKGYLIVELDQDGRAAVEKREFVPLRDMRRISASIEELESHSPCNDYVFVTLLNDNPVLFPMEKVRAVYPNALHVERRMTMRAQGGDKDAAEAEAQSRSQTDPVSLFASFYREVNGADLSEGKTKLFAEVYTELLRTEGGAV
- a CDS encoding NAD(P)-dependent oxidoreductase translates to MKAAVVGLGNMGLPMASNLLKAGFEVKVYNRTASRAEPLLKQGARLAETPADAARGSDIVLTMVADDAAAEQTALGEGGVLEGLKPGGIHISSSTISPDCSRKLMEAHAKAGQHYIAAPVLGRPDAAEAGALKMLVAGPEDARAQAMPFFEAVGKEIFVIGDKGPLANVMKLANNFLLASMLEALSEAQVMTGKYGIAPETFMDVANSLFQSPVYRNYGGLMTGRSFDPAGFKLKLGLKDVELALSAAEAVTAPLPLGKLVRGHFREGIARGWGELDWAALIQCVEVAEEKEK
- a CDS encoding MmcQ/YjbR family DNA-binding protein, yielding MEHDNRIKSEQGLCMLEQVRLICGSLPETEEIIDGFGHTTFKVKGKSFIIMGENEDGPGLSFKSDRENQEFLLLQGRFVKTPYIGHHGWVSTRKDVPFDWAELGELLKEAYLRAAPKRLVKELRPEADFDR